TTCAGGAAATGAATCGAGATTCAAAATCTGAGGCGCCCGTCAAAAGGCTGCGCTCGCGTCTGAAGGAAGCCACCGCTGACGCCATCCTGGCGGCGGCCGCGGCGGTGTTCGCTCGCGACGGCCTGCACGCGGCGAAGATGGAGTCCATCGCCGAGCAGGCAGGCGTGTCGGTGGGGACGCTCTACAACCACTTCACCGACCGCGCGGCCCTGCTGGACGCGCTGCGCGCGAAGCGCCGGCAGCTGATGCTGGACCGGCTGGACGCGGCCCTGGCCCCCGTGACGGAGCGCCCCGCGCGCGAACAACTGCGCGCCTTCGTGATGGCGCTGTTCGCTCACGTGGCGGAGCGCGACGCGTTCGTGCGGGTGCTGGTTCAGCTGCCGGAGGATCCGGCGCGCAAGAGCCGCATCCTGGCGGAGCTCAGCAAGCGCGTGGTGGTCATCGTGGACCGGGGCATCCAGGCCGGTGAGTTCCGCGCGGAGGGCCGCGCGTACTACCCGAATCTCCTGATGGGCATGGTGCGCGGCGCGTTGGACCGCCTGCGCGAGGACGACGCCGCGAACCCTCCGGCAGCCGCCTGGGCGGAGGAGATCCTCCGCGTCTTCTTGAAGGGCATCGAGGTCGACTGACATGGCGACAGCCGTCGTGACACCGGAGGTCCTGGCGCAAGTCGCGCCCAGGGCCCCCGTCAACAAGTGGCTCGTCACCCTGTCGGTGACGTTCGGCACGCTGATGGGCGCCATCGACTCGTCCATCGTGAACGTGGCGCTGCCGCAGATCCGCGGCGCCGTGGGTGCCACGGTGCAGGAGATCACCTGGGCCACCACCGGCTTCGTCATCGCCACGGTGATGGTGATGCCGCTCACGGGCTTCCTGGGCCGCATGTTCGGCCAGAAGCGCGTGTACCTGGCGTGTCTGGTGCTCTTCGTCGCGGGCTCGTTCCTGTGCGGGTTCGCGTGGAACCTGCCCACGCTGGTGCTCTTCAGATTCCTCCAGGGACTGGGCGCGGGCGCATTGCAACCCACCGAGCAGGCCATCCTCCGGCAGACG
The sequence above is drawn from the Corallococcus sp. NCRR genome and encodes:
- a CDS encoding TetR/AcrR family transcriptional regulator; translated protein: MNRDSKSEAPVKRLRSRLKEATADAILAAAAAVFARDGLHAAKMESIAEQAGVSVGTLYNHFTDRAALLDALRAKRRQLMLDRLDAALAPVTERPAREQLRAFVMALFAHVAERDAFVRVLVQLPEDPARKSRILAELSKRVVVIVDRGIQAGEFRAEGRAYYPNLLMGMVRGALDRLREDDAANPPAAAWAEEILRVFLKGIEVD